In Bacteroidota bacterium, a single window of DNA contains:
- a CDS encoding Gfo/Idh/MocA family oxidoreductase, whose amino-acid sequence MSNPFDKSRRKFLRNSVVLGSSFFIVPRHVLGKGFVAPSDKLRIAGIGVGGKGASDLAEFAKSPNVSIVALCDVDDRQAVKSREKFTQAKYYKDFREMLDKEKNNIDACSISTPDHTHAVATIAAMQLGKHVYTQKPLTHDIYEARMLTEAAKKYKVVTQMGNQGGSGDGVRKAKEIVDAGMIGQVTEAQAWTNRPVWPQGIATPKGQFDIPKELDWNLWLSTAKMMDYNPAYLPFNWRGWWAFGTGALGDMACHIMDPIYRILPILYPESVECSISNVWKDMWAEGNFVDSCPPSSIIHLVYPTNDGKRKIKVSWHDGGLLPERPDELLPGEEFGNWDGGVLLIGTKGKLLMDCYGENPRLLPTKLMTEKKMPAEKIKRVPEGHYLQWVNACIAGYGKAETSSPFEYAGPFTESILIGNLAIRSWMMLNPNLKGWGDKYLGRKKLLWDAKNMKITNFDEANQYVKRDYREGWSLGV is encoded by the coding sequence ATGAGCAACCCATTTGATAAATCAAGAAGAAAGTTTTTAAGAAATTCCGTTGTACTCGGAAGCAGTTTTTTTATTGTTCCCCGTCATGTGCTGGGAAAAGGTTTTGTTGCACCCAGCGATAAACTTCGCATCGCTGGTATTGGTGTAGGTGGAAAAGGAGCCAGCGACCTGGCTGAATTTGCAAAAAGTCCCAATGTAAGTATTGTAGCGCTTTGTGATGTGGATGACAGGCAGGCTGTAAAATCAAGAGAGAAATTTACACAGGCAAAATATTACAAAGACTTCAGGGAAATGCTGGATAAGGAGAAGAATAATATAGATGCCTGCAGTATTTCAACACCCGATCATACACATGCTGTAGCAACAATTGCTGCTATGCAACTCGGCAAACATGTTTACACTCAGAAACCCCTTACACATGATATTTATGAAGCGAGAATGCTGACAGAAGCAGCTAAGAAATACAAAGTGGTTACACAAATGGGTAACCAGGGCGGCAGTGGTGATGGCGTACGCAAAGCAAAAGAAATTGTGGATGCGGGAATGATCGGGCAGGTAACTGAAGCACAGGCATGGACCAACAGACCTGTATGGCCGCAAGGTATTGCTACTCCAAAAGGTCAATTCGATATTCCTAAAGAACTTGATTGGAATTTATGGTTGAGTACTGCGAAGATGATGGATTATAACCCCGCTTATTTGCCATTTAACTGGCGTGGCTGGTGGGCATTTGGTACAGGTGCGTTGGGCGACATGGCTTGTCATATAATGGACCCCATTTATCGCATACTTCCAATTTTATATCCAGAGTCTGTTGAATGCAGCATCAGTAATGTATGGAAAGACATGTGGGCTGAAGGTAACTTCGTAGATAGCTGCCCGCCTTCTTCTATCATTCATTTGGTTTATCCTACTAATGATGGTAAACGTAAAATAAAAGTAAGCTGGCATGATGGTGGCCTGTTGCCTGAAAGACCGGATGAGTTATTGCCCGGAGAAGAATTTGGCAATTGGGATGGCGGTGTTTTATTAATTGGTACCAAAGGAAAATTGCTGATGGATTGCTATGGTGAAAATCCACGGTTATTGCCAACCAAATTGATGACGGAGAAAAAAATGCCAGCCGAGAAAATTAAAAGAGTTCCTGAAGGACATTACCTACAATGGGTGAATGCATGTATTGCTGGATATGGAAAAGCTGAAACAAGTTCACCGTTTGAATATGCAGGACCATTTACAGAAAGTATTTTGATCGGTAACCTCGCTATACGCAGTTGGATGATGCTTAATCCGAATTTGAAAGGATGGGGGGATAAATATTTAGGCCGTAAAAAATTATTGTGGGATGCAAAAAATATGAAGATCACAAACTTTGATGAAGCCAACCAATATGTGAAGCGAGATTATAGAGAGGGGTGGAGTTTGGGAGTATAA